The DNA window AGCGTCGTCGCCGTCGTCAAGGCGATCCCTTCTCAAAAAAATCCCGTCGCGAAAATCTTTCAGATCCTCGCCGACGCTTATATCACGATTTTCCGCGGGACGCCTATGGTCGTCCAGCTTCTTATTATACACTTCGTCTTGTTCCCGCTTATGGGGATCAATTTCAAAAACCTCGTGATCGGCTCGTTCGTCGTCCAAGGCGTCGTCATCGAGGCGGTCATCGCCTTTGCGCTGAACAGCGGCGCGTATATCAGCGAGATCATGCGCGGCGGCATCAATTCGGTCGATAAGGGTCAGCTCGAAGCGGGGCGCGCTTTGGGGCTTTCTTATTCGAGATCGATGGTCAGCGTCGTCATCCCCCAAGCGATCAAAAACGTCCTTCCGACCCTCGGAAACGAATTCATCGCCTTGATCAAAGAGACGTCCGTCGCGAGTTTTATCGCGGTCACCGATCTGACGAAGGCGTTTCAGAATATGGCGAACAGCACCTACGAGTATATCGTCCCGTACGTCGTGCTCGCGTTCTGCTATCTCGTCTTGGTTATCCTCATCACGCTCCTCGTTCGCTTGATGGAGAAGAAGATCAGGACGGCGTAAAAGGAGGAGCCAATGGAAGAAAAAGAGAAGAAACCTCTGATCGAGGTCAAATATCTTACGAAAAAATTCGACGATCTTTTGGTTCTGAACGAGATCTCGACGACGATCTACGAG is part of the Clostridia bacterium genome and encodes:
- a CDS encoding amino acid ABC transporter permease — protein: MSVWQIFYRQFVTLSGYKLVLEGLLNTLVIAVFGLLIGLLIGSVVAVVKAIPSQKNPVAKIFQILADAYITIFRGTPMVVQLLIIHFVLFPLMGINFKNLVIGSFVVQGVVIEAVIAFALNSGAYISEIMRGGINSVDKGQLEAGRALGLSYSRSMVSVVIPQAIKNVLPTLGNEFIALIKETSVASFIAVTDLTKAFQNMANSTYEYIVPYVVLAFCYLVLVILITLLVRLMEKKIRTA